In the Clostridium beijerinckii genome, one interval contains:
- the putP gene encoding sodium/proline symporter PutP, translating into MKLWSIIAIGVYLLILLTIGYYSYKKTSNLSDYMIGGRGLGPLVTALSAGASDMSGWMLMGLPGAVYLTGISNIWIGIGLTVGAYFNYLLLAPRFRVYTEIANDSMTIPDYLENRFKDKSNILRLVSGIVILVFFILYVSSGLVAGGKLFVDTYKLTYTMGVVVTLSVVVLYTYYGGFLAVSLTDFFQGTLMFICLITVPVVAYMNIGVDPGTFVNKVKAIDPKLFDIFRGTSIASIISLLAWGLGYFGQPHIIVRFMAIKSAKELKSARRIGIGWMAIGLLGAVVSGIIGLVYFTEHNTPLSDPETVFLRLGDILFHPFITGIILSAVLAAIMSTISSQLLVCSSSITKDFYLAFFNKEASEKQQMVIGKLAVLVIAAFATVLAYLPNKTILDIVGQAWAGFGSSFGPVLLLSLYWKRMTKWGALSGMIVGGITVLLWIVLGLSSFLYEMIPGFSLSLLSVIIVSLLTKKPDSDVSNQFNKMENILTDMK; encoded by the coding sequence ATGAAACTATGGTCCATTATAGCAATAGGAGTATATTTACTTATTTTGCTTACAATAGGATACTACTCTTACAAAAAAACATCTAATCTTTCAGATTATATGATAGGAGGAAGAGGACTCGGACCTCTTGTTACAGCATTATCAGCAGGCGCAAGTGATATGAGCGGTTGGATGCTTATGGGACTTCCTGGAGCAGTTTACCTAACTGGTATATCTAATATTTGGATAGGAATTGGTTTAACCGTAGGTGCCTACTTTAACTACCTTCTACTGGCTCCAAGATTTAGAGTCTACACAGAGATTGCAAATGACTCTATGACAATTCCAGACTATTTAGAAAATCGTTTTAAAGATAAGTCTAACATACTTAGGCTTGTATCTGGTATCGTAATACTTGTTTTCTTTATTCTTTATGTTTCATCAGGACTTGTTGCTGGAGGAAAATTATTTGTTGATACATATAAGCTAACTTATACAATGGGTGTAGTTGTCACTCTATCTGTTGTTGTTCTTTATACGTATTATGGTGGATTCTTAGCAGTTAGCCTTACTGACTTCTTCCAAGGGACTTTAATGTTTATATGTTTAATCACTGTTCCAGTTGTAGCGTATATGAATATAGGGGTAGATCCTGGAACATTTGTAAATAAGGTAAAAGCAATTGATCCTAAATTATTTGATATATTTAGAGGGACTAGCATAGCTAGTATTATTAGCCTTCTAGCTTGGGGCTTAGGCTATTTTGGACAGCCTCACATTATTGTTCGTTTCATGGCAATAAAATCTGCAAAAGAATTAAAATCAGCAAGAAGAATTGGTATTGGATGGATGGCAATAGGTCTTTTAGGTGCTGTTGTAAGTGGTATTATAGGTCTTGTATATTTTACTGAACATAACACTCCATTAAGTGATCCTGAAACAGTTTTTCTTAGACTTGGTGATATATTATTTCATCCATTTATTACAGGAATTATATTATCTGCAGTACTAGCTGCTATTATGAGTACTATCTCATCTCAGCTTTTAGTTTGTTCAAGTTCTATTACAAAAGATTTTTATCTAGCTTTCTTTAATAAAGAAGCTTCCGAAAAACAACAAATGGTAATAGGTAAATTAGCTGTATTAGTCATAGCAGCATTTGCGACAGTACTTGCATACCTTCCAAATAAGACTATTTTAGATATTGTTGGCCAAGCATGGGCTGGTTTTGGTTCGTCTTTTGGTCCAGTTCTTTTATTAAGTCTGTACTGGAAAAGAATGACTAAATGGGGTGCCTTATCTGGAATGATTGTTGGTGGTATAACAGTTCTTTTATGGATTGTTTTAGGTTTATCTAGTTTTCTATATGAGATGATTCCAGGATTTTCATTATCACTTCTATCTGTAATTATCGTTAGTCTTTTAACTAAAAAGCCAGATAGTGATGTCAGTAACCAGTTTAATAAAATGGAAAATATATTAACAGATATGAAATAA
- a CDS encoding ABC transporter substrate-binding protein, translating to MKKKLKVLTALLISSITAISMFGCSSNNKTKEGKVTVRLNEVTRSVFYAPMYVAMKEGYFAENGIEIDLQTGQGADKTMQAVLSKSADIGFCGPEQTIYINNQGREDYPVLFGQLTQKDGSFVVGRTKEDNFKWQNIKGKNIIGGRPGGVPEMAFEYAMKHNNINPKTDVNMVNNIDFAATAGAFKGGTGDYVALFEPTASAIQKEGTGYILASVGEESGLIPYTCYFATKSYMDKNPQVIQGFTNAIYKGQQWFFSHSTEEVADSIIDYFPGTDKDTIMTVIDNYKKIDAIAHTPEIKEENLNRLMDIITDYDSSLMPQRPEFSKIVDNSFAEKAAK from the coding sequence ATGAAAAAAAAGTTAAAAGTATTAACTGCTTTATTGATTTCGAGTATAACTGCCATATCTATGTTTGGCTGTAGTAGCAATAATAAAACTAAGGAAGGTAAAGTAACTGTACGCTTAAATGAAGTTACACGTTCAGTTTTTTACGCTCCTATGTATGTTGCAATGAAAGAAGGCTATTTTGCAGAGAATGGAATCGAAATTGATTTACAAACAGGTCAAGGCGCAGATAAAACTATGCAAGCAGTTTTAAGTAAATCAGCAGATATTGGTTTTTGTGGACCAGAACAAACTATTTACATTAATAATCAAGGAAGAGAAGACTACCCAGTACTTTTTGGACAGCTTACCCAAAAAGATGGCTCTTTCGTGGTTGGACGAACTAAGGAAGACAATTTTAAGTGGCAAAATATTAAAGGGAAAAATATTATAGGAGGAAGACCGGGTGGTGTTCCAGAAATGGCTTTTGAATATGCTATGAAACACAATAATATTAATCCAAAAACAGATGTCAATATGGTAAATAATATAGATTTTGCTGCAACTGCAGGTGCATTTAAGGGCGGTACAGGTGATTATGTGGCTCTCTTTGAACCTACAGCTTCTGCAATTCAGAAAGAGGGAACTGGATATATTCTTGCATCTGTTGGTGAAGAATCAGGATTAATTCCTTATACTTGTTATTTTGCAACAAAATCCTATATGGATAAAAATCCACAAGTAATACAAGGTTTTACAAATGCTATCTATAAAGGTCAGCAGTGGTTTTTTAGTCATAGTACAGAGGAAGTTGCGGATAGCATAATTGATTATTTCCCAGGTACAGATAAAGATACAATTATGACAGTTATAGATAACTATAAAAAGATTGATGCTATAGCTCATACACCAGAAATTAAAGAAGAAAATTTAAATAGACTTATGGATATAATTACTGATTATGATTCAAGCTTAATGCCGCAAAGACCTGAATTTAGCAAGATCGTAGATAATTCTTTTGCTGAAAAAGCAGCTAAATAA
- a CDS encoding ABC transporter ATP-binding protein: protein MSLLEISNISMNYHSIKGETQALNNVNFQVDDGKFISILGPSGCGKSTLLNIMSGLLEPSNGSVLYKGEDVKKNLDKIGYMFQKDHLFEWNTVWENVILGLKIKKQLNSESKERVSGLLDAYGLTRFKNHHPSELSGGMRQRVALIRTLALNPEILFLDEPFSALDYQSRLLVCDDVYKIIKTEKKTAIMVTHDIAEAISLSEKVIVLSKRPSSVKAEIPIHFSDEELTPFQKRRAPEFSEYFNMLWKELNDGNG, encoded by the coding sequence TTGAGCTTGTTAGAAATATCAAATATATCAATGAATTATCATTCTATTAAAGGTGAAACACAGGCTTTAAATAATGTTAATTTTCAAGTAGATGATGGTAAATTTATTTCTATTTTAGGACCGTCAGGATGTGGAAAATCTACATTATTAAATATAATGAGTGGACTGTTAGAACCATCTAATGGGAGCGTATTATACAAAGGTGAAGATGTAAAAAAGAATTTGGATAAGATAGGATATATGTTTCAAAAGGATCATTTATTTGAGTGGAATACGGTTTGGGAAAATGTAATCTTAGGATTAAAGATAAAAAAGCAGCTAAATAGTGAATCAAAAGAAAGAGTAAGTGGATTATTAGATGCTTATGGGTTAACGAGATTTAAGAACCATCATCCTAGTGAACTTTCAGGTGGTATGAGGCAAAGAGTTGCACTTATAAGGACTTTAGCATTAAATCCAGAGATACTCTTTTTAGATGAACCATTTTCAGCACTAGATTATCAATCGAGACTTTTGGTATGTGATGATGTTTATAAGATAATAAAAACAGAAAAAAAGACAGCAATAATGGTGACACATGATATAGCAGAAGCGATTTCTTTGTCTGAAAAAGTAATAGTATTATCTAAGAGACCATCTAGTGTGAAGGCAGAAATTCCTATACATTTTAGTGATGAAGAATTAACTCCTTTCCAAAAGAGAAGAGCTCCAGAGTTTAGTGAATATTTTAACATGTTATGGAAGGAGTTGAATGATGGAAATGGCTAA
- a CDS encoding ABC transporter permease: MEMAKKSVNVSEANNISKEHEIYLNKVKKTKRKILITRILILVIFIALWQIAANLKWIDPFLTSSPTRVIESFVSLYEGGGLIKHIAVTCYETILGFSLGTILGSLIAVILWWSPFVSKILDPYLVVLNALPKVALAPIIIFWIGNGIPAIIVIALLISVITTIISVLTGFNEIDKEKIMLMNTFRATKIQILRYLIFPYSVPILISALKINVGLSWVGVIMGEFLVAKNGLGFLIVYGGQVAQLDMVMMSIVILSAIAFIMYEVVAIVENKLVKDRS; the protein is encoded by the coding sequence ATGGAAATGGCTAAGAAAAGTGTAAATGTTAGTGAAGCAAATAATATATCTAAGGAACACGAAATATATTTGAATAAGGTAAAGAAAACAAAAAGAAAAATTTTAATTACTAGAATTCTTATATTGGTTATTTTTATAGCCTTATGGCAAATAGCTGCAAATCTTAAGTGGATAGATCCGTTTCTTACATCTAGTCCAACTAGAGTAATTGAATCATTTGTATCTTTATATGAAGGTGGAGGTTTAATTAAGCATATCGCAGTCACATGCTATGAAACTATCTTAGGATTTTCTTTAGGAACAATCCTAGGCTCACTAATTGCAGTAATCTTATGGTGGAGTCCTTTTGTATCAAAAATACTAGATCCATATTTAGTAGTTTTAAATGCACTTCCTAAAGTTGCTTTGGCCCCAATAATAATATTTTGGATTGGAAATGGTATTCCAGCAATAATAGTCATTGCTCTTTTAATATCAGTAATAACAACAATTATAAGTGTATTAACTGGATTTAATGAAATAGATAAAGAGAAAATTATGCTTATGAATACTTTTAGAGCGACAAAAATACAGATATTAAGATATTTAATATTTCCATACTCTGTTCCTATCCTCATATCAGCTCTAAAGATAAATGTTGGTTTATCTTGGGTTGGGGTAATAATGGGAGAATTTTTAGTAGCGAAGAATGGTCTTGGATTTTTGATAGTATATGGAGGACAAGTGGCTCAGCTAGATATGGTAATGATGAGCATTGTGATATTATCAGCAATTGCATTTATCATGTATGAGGTGGTTGCAATAGTAGAAAATAAACTAGTAAAGGATAGAAGTTAA
- a CDS encoding CidA/LrgA family protein codes for MKLFREALIIFGIYLLGEFISSMLHLPIPGNILGMIILFILLYTKVIKVESISNITNFLLDHLAFFFIPAGVGLMTSLGIIKATWWQLLLVCILTTTIVIGVTGIVVQAVSRKPRKNS; via the coding sequence TTGAAGTTATTTAGAGAAGCACTAATTATATTTGGAATTTATCTATTAGGAGAATTTATATCATCAATGCTTCATCTACCGATACCAGGAAATATATTAGGAATGATAATATTATTTATATTATTATACACAAAGGTAATTAAAGTGGAGAGCATTTCAAATATAACAAATTTTTTACTAGACCATCTGGCGTTTTTCTTTATTCCAGCAGGAGTTGGTTTAATGACGTCGCTTGGAATAATAAAAGCGACATGGTGGCAATTATTATTAGTATGTATATTGACGACTACAATAGTAATTGGAGTGACTGGTATTGTCGTGCAGGCTGTTTCAAGAAAGCCAAGGAAAAATAGTTAG
- a CDS encoding LrgB family protein: MQILTNNVLFGLVLSLAAFEVGIFINRNTRIPILNPLLIAIGIIICFLFAFHIDFDTYNKGGQFINMFLGPSTVVLAVPLYKQLDLLKKNAKAILTGIFVGSAIGIISIIGISYLVGLNSSVIKSLVPKSVTTPIGISISSQLGGVVPITVLAIIITGIVGAVFGPTICKIFKIKDKVAVGVSIGTASHAVGTSKALELGEVEGAMSSLSIGIAGIMTVMIAPLVYNLALYIYHIIK, encoded by the coding sequence ATGCAAATATTAACGAACAATGTTTTATTTGGACTAGTACTTTCACTTGCGGCTTTTGAAGTTGGTATATTCATTAACAGAAATACAAGAATACCAATTTTAAATCCACTATTAATTGCAATAGGAATTATAATATGTTTTTTGTTTGCATTTCATATTGATTTTGATACATATAATAAAGGTGGTCAATTTATAAATATGTTTCTTGGACCATCAACTGTTGTACTTGCAGTACCTTTATATAAACAGCTGGATCTTTTGAAAAAGAATGCTAAGGCCATTTTAACAGGTATATTTGTTGGTAGCGCTATAGGGATAATTTCTATAATAGGAATATCTTATTTAGTTGGACTTAATTCAAGTGTAATAAAATCATTAGTTCCAAAATCAGTAACAACTCCTATAGGAATATCAATAAGCAGTCAATTAGGAGGAGTTGTTCCAATAACAGTCCTTGCAATTATAATCACAGGTATAGTTGGGGCTGTATTTGGACCGACTATATGTAAAATTTTTAAGATAAAAGATAAGGTTGCAGTTGGTGTATCTATAGGAACGGCATCTCATGCAGTTGGTACTAGTAAGGCTTTAGAGCTTGGGGAAGTAGAAGGGGCAATGAGTAGTCTATCAATTGGCATTGCAGGAATAATGACAGTGATGATTGCTCCGTTAGTATATAATTTAGCATTATACATATATCATATAATAAAGTAA
- a CDS encoding galactose ABC transporter substrate-binding protein — protein MKILKKILSFIIILAIIPTYNLKTALYANAQVLPEKPVKVATLLFALDDPYISLVRNSLEEIQNKSKDSISFTFLDGRRNQGIQNALLDSALQSDYDLLLINLVSLDRNTVESVIRKAKQRNIPVILFNTVPFDTEPIKSYNRALVVSTNADQSGILQGNLIVKEWNSDKKTMDRNGDNVLQYFMLKGPNNSTVTNARSTYSISTINDAGIKTQEILSKFCYWDEICAKDSTELLFLRYGDKIEAIISNNDAMAIGAIEALQKYGYNKEDKSKYIPVFGIDGIPAAKDLINKGVMTGTVFQDPNQTAEALYSIGMNLVSNKNPLENTNYKFDETGVTIQMPYQEYTPQK, from the coding sequence ATGAAAATATTAAAAAAGATACTATCGTTCATAATTATATTAGCTATTATACCTACTTATAATCTTAAAACTGCTTTATATGCAAATGCACAAGTTCTTCCAGAGAAGCCAGTAAAGGTAGCCACACTGTTATTTGCTTTAGATGATCCTTATATATCTTTAGTAAGAAATAGCCTTGAGGAAATTCAAAATAAAAGCAAAGATTCTATTAGCTTTACTTTTTTGGATGGCAGAAGAAATCAAGGTATACAAAATGCTTTATTAGATTCAGCGCTCCAAAGTGATTACGATCTTTTATTAATAAATTTAGTAAGCTTAGATAGAAATACTGTAGAATCAGTTATTAGAAAAGCAAAACAAAGAAATATTCCTGTGATTCTATTTAATACAGTACCTTTTGATACTGAACCCATCAAATCTTATAATAGAGCTCTTGTTGTATCAACAAATGCTGATCAATCTGGGATTTTGCAAGGAAATCTAATTGTTAAAGAATGGAATTCCGATAAAAAAACTATGGATAGAAATGGTGATAACGTATTACAATATTTTATGTTAAAAGGTCCAAATAATAGTACTGTAACAAATGCAAGAAGCACATACTCTATATCAACTATTAATGATGCTGGAATTAAAACACAAGAAATTTTATCTAAATTCTGTTATTGGGATGAAATATGCGCCAAAGATTCTACTGAATTACTATTTTTGAGATATGGAGATAAAATCGAGGCAATAATTTCAAATAATGATGCCATGGCTATAGGTGCAATTGAAGCATTACAGAAATACGGATACAATAAAGAAGATAAATCAAAATATATACCTGTTTTCGGAATTGATGGAATACCAGCAGCTAAAGACCTAATTAATAAAGGTGTTATGACAGGCACTGTTTTTCAGGATCCTAATCAAACAGCTGAAGCCCTTTATTCCATAGGAATGAACTTAGTTAGTAATAAAAATCCTCTTGAAAATACAAATTATAAATTTGATGAAACAGGAGTTACAATTCAAATGCCCTATCAAGAATATACTCCTCAAAAATAA
- a CDS encoding flavin reductase family protein — MNKLNFKGSVMLNPTPVVLVTSKNKDDKVNVFTVGWVSTVCTKEPIIAMGIRPERLSYDYIKESGECVINLPTREMVKIVDYCGVRSGKKEDKIKHFGLQLNKGESISTPSLQKSPIALECKLKSITPLGTHDLFLFEVTNVKVDEDLIDSNGKICFNKANLICYSHGEYYGLNAKPLGTFGYSVKKKKKVHKK; from the coding sequence ATGAATAAATTGAATTTTAAAGGCAGTGTTATGCTTAATCCCACGCCTGTAGTACTTGTCACATCAAAAAACAAAGATGATAAAGTTAATGTTTTTACGGTTGGCTGGGTAAGTACTGTTTGCACTAAAGAACCTATAATAGCTATGGGAATACGACCTGAGAGATTATCTTATGATTACATAAAAGAAAGTGGTGAATGCGTTATTAATTTGCCGACTAGAGAAATGGTTAAGATCGTTGATTATTGTGGAGTTCGCTCTGGAAAGAAAGAAGATAAAATTAAACATTTTGGTTTGCAACTTAATAAAGGTGAAAGTATATCCACACCTTCATTGCAAAAATCGCCGATAGCTTTAGAATGTAAGTTAAAATCAATTACGCCTCTAGGTACACATGATCTATTCCTGTTTGAAGTAACAAACGTAAAGGTCGACGAAGACTTAATTGATTCAAATGGTAAGATATGCTTTAACAAAGCCAACTTGATTTGTTATAGCCATGGTGAATATTATGGCCTAAACGCTAAACCATTGGGCACATTTGGATATTCAGTAAAAAAGAAAAAAAAAGTACATAAAAAATAA
- a CDS encoding D-alanyl-D-alanine carboxypeptidase family protein, translated as MKKNLILKAFALTLSLSLFSPLSMASYAASNSAKPNTETSSENLPNIKAEAALTMDLETGEIIYCKDADSKRYPASTTKLLTGLLLAESKDKADQLEYTKSAKEQPEYSLNLNYMHNTMQPGDKVTADDIMKGLLLFSGNDTAYVIADNISGDVKSFAELMNKKAKELGANNSNFVTPNGLHDPNHYTTAYDLSMIMKAAFANPWERETMELEKAPINLKNSRIILENRNLTLGKNGNLAGKTGTTNEAGGCLATVYDRDGRQLIGIVLKSRQIDNADMTKFNDMDAIMDYSYGAKKEVYKSNGESVGTADVKYKPFILFGPTKTISVPIKLTQDVNYYKNAINDSESQITYKGTDSTAWSLLFNKNTKLTYSTRNHSEEVTGSVDISLGSIIKDNLIIYISTLVGLAIIVTLIALIKNAASNSRRKNKNYYSRSNRRRR; from the coding sequence TTGAAAAAAAATTTAATTTTAAAAGCATTTGCATTAACCCTTTCTCTTTCTTTATTTAGTCCATTAAGTATGGCAAGTTATGCAGCAAGCAATTCTGCAAAACCTAATACTGAAACTTCATCAGAGAACTTACCAAACATTAAAGCTGAAGCTGCTTTAACTATGGATTTAGAAACAGGAGAGATAATTTATTGCAAGGATGCTGACAGCAAGAGATATCCTGCTAGTACAACAAAACTTTTAACTGGCTTATTATTAGCTGAAAGCAAAGACAAAGCAGATCAGCTTGAATATACTAAATCTGCAAAGGAACAACCTGAATACTCTTTAAATTTAAATTATATGCATAATACTATGCAGCCTGGTGACAAAGTAACTGCCGATGATATAATGAAGGGCTTACTACTTTTTTCTGGTAATGATACTGCATATGTAATAGCAGACAATATTTCCGGAGATGTTAAATCATTTGCTGAATTAATGAATAAAAAAGCAAAAGAACTTGGAGCTAATAATAGTAACTTTGTTACTCCTAATGGACTTCATGATCCAAATCATTACACTACAGCATATGACCTTTCAATGATCATGAAGGCAGCTTTTGCAAATCCTTGGGAAAGAGAAACAATGGAACTTGAAAAAGCTCCTATAAATTTAAAAAATTCTAGAATAATTTTAGAAAATAGAAACTTAACACTTGGTAAAAATGGTAACCTTGCTGGTAAAACTGGTACAACTAATGAAGCTGGCGGTTGTTTAGCGACTGTTTATGATAGAGATGGGCGTCAGTTAATTGGTATTGTTCTTAAAAGTAGACAAATTGATAATGCAGATATGACAAAATTTAATGATATGGATGCTATTATGGATTATAGCTATGGTGCTAAAAAAGAAGTTTATAAATCAAATGGTGAAAGTGTTGGAACCGCTGATGTAAAATATAAACCATTTATATTATTTGGGCCTACAAAAACTATCTCTGTTCCAATTAAATTGACTCAAGATGTGAACTATTATAAAAATGCTATAAACGATTCTGAATCTCAGATTACTTATAAAGGAACAGATTCTACTGCATGGAGTTTACTATTCAATAAAAATACTAAACTTACTTATAGTACAAGAAATCATTCTGAAGAAGTTACAGGTTCAGTTGATATTTCACTAGGTTCAATAATTAAAGATAATTTAATTATCTACATTTCTACTTTAGTAGGTTTGGCTATTATCGTAACTCTTATTGCTCTTATTAAAAATGCTGCATCTAATTCAAGACGCAAGAATAAAAATTACTATAGCCGTTCTAACAGAAGAAGAAGATAA